A section of the Penaeus vannamei isolate JL-2024 unplaced genomic scaffold, ASM4276789v1 unanchor3320, whole genome shotgun sequence genome encodes:
- the LOC138861239 gene encoding zinc finger protein OZF-like, whose translation MREIIGTRGSIKEELSVDVTEETSLENLEEQLDHGDEAKDETSDVYVRVHTKEKQFICEICNKAFSKKRHLNQHKRVHIIEKPYICNFCNKALSQKGDLVKHIRVHTKEKPFICNVCSKAFSHRAHLVKHIRVQTKEKPFVCEICNKAFSKKVV comes from the exons atgaga GAAATAATCGGCACAAGAGGCAGCATCAAAGAAGAGCTCAGTGTTGATGTCACCGAAGAGACCTCTCTGGAAAATTTGGAGGAACAACTTGATCATGGAGATGAAGCGAAGGATGAAACGAGCGACGTGTATGtcagagtacatacaaaggagaagcaaTTCATATGTGAAATTTGTAACAAGGCCTTCTCTAAGAAACGTCATCTAAATCAGCATAAAAGAGTACATATAATTGAGAAGCCATACATCTGTAATTTTTGCAACAAGGCCCTCTCTCAAAAAGGCGATCTAGTCAAGCATATCAGAGTGCATACAAAGGAAAAGCCATTCATTTGCAATGTTTGCAGCAAGGCCTTCTCTCACAGAGCTCATCTAGTCAAGCATATCAGAGTGCAGACAAAAGAAAAGCCATTCGTCTGTGAGATCTGCAACAAGGCCTTCTCAAAAAAGGTAGTCTAG